The following proteins come from a genomic window of Amaranthus tricolor cultivar Red isolate AtriRed21 chromosome 14, ASM2621246v1, whole genome shotgun sequence:
- the LOC130800521 gene encoding pto-interacting protein 1-like isoform X2, with protein sequence MSCFGCFGGGAYHRTAHNGGGYMPQNMGGRDGSYQLIDNAPRKSPMIVQPIAVPEIPIDELREITENYGSNALIGEGSYGRVYYGVLKNGLSAAIKKLDASKQPDDEFLAQVSMVSRLKHENFVELLGYCVDGNHRILAYEFASIGSLHDILHGKKGVKGAQPGPVLSWAQRVKIAFSAARGLEFLHEKAVPHIIHRDIKSCNILLFEDDVAKIGDFDLSNEAPDMAARLHSTRVLGTFGYHAPEYAMTGQLNSKSDVYSFGVVLLELLTGRKPVDHTLPRGQQSLVTWATPKLSEDKVKQCIDPRLNGEYPPKAVAKMAAIAALCIQYEADFRPNMSIIVKALQPLSNAARYAVRHDRSKYPEDG encoded by the exons ATGAGCTGCTTTGGCTGTTTTGGAGGAGGTGCGTACCATAGAACCGCACATAATGGAGGTGGTTACATGCCCCAAAACATGGGAG GGAGAGATGGAAGTTATCAGTTAATCGATAATGCCCCTCGCAAATCACCAATGATAGTCCAGCCTATAGCTGTTCCTGAAATTCCCATAGATGAACTAAGGGAAATTACAGAAAACTATGGGTCCAATGCTTTAATAGGAGAGGGATCATATGGTAGAGTATATTATGGAGTGCTTAAAAACGGACTTTCTGcagcaattaaaaaattagatgCCAGTAAGCAACCAGATGATGAATTCTTAGCTCAG GTTTCCATGGTTTCAAGGCTAAAACATGAAAATTTTGTCGAACTTCTTGGTTATTGTGTCGATGGCAACCACCGTATTCTTGCCTATGAGTTTGCATCAATTGGATCTTTGCATGATATCCTTCATG GGAAGAAGGGTGTGAAAGGAGCACAACCTGGACCTGTTTTGTCATGGGCACAACGGGTAAAAATTGCATTTAGTGCTGCAAGGGGGCTTGAGTTCTTGCATGAGAAGGCAGTTCCCCACATTATTCACCGTGATATCAAGTCTTGTAACATACTGCTCTTTGAGGACGATGTTGCTAAGATTGGTGATTTTGATCTGTCAAATGAAGCTCCTGACATGGCAGCACGACTTCATTCTACTAGGGTTCTTGGAACGTTTGGCTATCATGCTCCCGA GTATGCAATGACTGGGCAGCTGAACTCCAAGAGCGATGTGTACAGCTTTGGTGTTGTCTTACTTGAGCTACTCACTGGTCGTAAACCTGTTGATCATACCTTACCTCGTGGACAACAAAGCCTTGTGACATGG GCTACACCTAAACTCAGTGAAGATAAAGTAAAGCAGTGTATTGATCCGAGACTCAATGGAGAATACCCTCCTAAGGCTGTCGCAAAG ATGGCTGCAATTGCTGCGTTGTGCATACAATATGAAGCTGATTTCCGGCCAAACATGAGCATCATCGTCAAGGCACTGCAACCTCTGTCGAATGCTGCACGATATGCCGTCAGACATGAT AGAAGTAAATATCCGGAAGATGGGTGA
- the LOC130800521 gene encoding pto-interacting protein 1-like isoform X1 — MSCFGCFGGGAYHRTAHNGGGYMPQNMGGRDGSYQLIDNAPRKSPMIVQPIAVPEIPIDELREITENYGSNALIGEGSYGRVYYGVLKNGLSAAIKKLDASKQPDDEFLAQVSMVSRLKHENFVELLGYCVDGNHRILAYEFASIGSLHDILHGKKGVKGAQPGPVLSWAQRVKIAFSAARGLEFLHEKAVPHIIHRDIKSCNILLFEDDVAKIGDFDLSNEAPDMAARLHSTRVLGTFGYHAPEYAMTGQLNSKSDVYSFGVVLLELLTGRKPVDHTLPRGQQSLVTWATPKLSEDKVKQCIDPRLNGEYPPKAVAKMAAIAALCIQYEADFRPNMSIIVKALQPLSNAARYAVRHDVYREVNIRKMGEF; from the exons ATGAGCTGCTTTGGCTGTTTTGGAGGAGGTGCGTACCATAGAACCGCACATAATGGAGGTGGTTACATGCCCCAAAACATGGGAG GGAGAGATGGAAGTTATCAGTTAATCGATAATGCCCCTCGCAAATCACCAATGATAGTCCAGCCTATAGCTGTTCCTGAAATTCCCATAGATGAACTAAGGGAAATTACAGAAAACTATGGGTCCAATGCTTTAATAGGAGAGGGATCATATGGTAGAGTATATTATGGAGTGCTTAAAAACGGACTTTCTGcagcaattaaaaaattagatgCCAGTAAGCAACCAGATGATGAATTCTTAGCTCAG GTTTCCATGGTTTCAAGGCTAAAACATGAAAATTTTGTCGAACTTCTTGGTTATTGTGTCGATGGCAACCACCGTATTCTTGCCTATGAGTTTGCATCAATTGGATCTTTGCATGATATCCTTCATG GGAAGAAGGGTGTGAAAGGAGCACAACCTGGACCTGTTTTGTCATGGGCACAACGGGTAAAAATTGCATTTAGTGCTGCAAGGGGGCTTGAGTTCTTGCATGAGAAGGCAGTTCCCCACATTATTCACCGTGATATCAAGTCTTGTAACATACTGCTCTTTGAGGACGATGTTGCTAAGATTGGTGATTTTGATCTGTCAAATGAAGCTCCTGACATGGCAGCACGACTTCATTCTACTAGGGTTCTTGGAACGTTTGGCTATCATGCTCCCGA GTATGCAATGACTGGGCAGCTGAACTCCAAGAGCGATGTGTACAGCTTTGGTGTTGTCTTACTTGAGCTACTCACTGGTCGTAAACCTGTTGATCATACCTTACCTCGTGGACAACAAAGCCTTGTGACATGG GCTACACCTAAACTCAGTGAAGATAAAGTAAAGCAGTGTATTGATCCGAGACTCAATGGAGAATACCCTCCTAAGGCTGTCGCAAAG ATGGCTGCAATTGCTGCGTTGTGCATACAATATGAAGCTGATTTCCGGCCAAACATGAGCATCATCGTCAAGGCACTGCAACCTCTGTCGAATGCTGCACGATATGCCGTCAGACATGAT GTATACAGAGAAGTAAATATCCGGAAGATGGGTGAATTCTAA
- the LOC130799236 gene encoding uncharacterized protein LOC130799236 produces MFMCAVARPIFSSEGEMIFDGKIGIFPFTHEVAAQRSSKNRKRGEPETKPIQSITKDHTRDMIVHKILPAIRIKWPPHLSKTIFIQQENAKPHILDDDEVFREVATLDGFNFHLVQQSPNSPDMNVLDLGFFRSIQSLQHQKSAYNYAQLVNAVTTAFDNLTPNALKNVWITLQACKIEVIKKLSGMDYDIPHMSKAKLEKGRETPTLFGGTAGNNLRGTKISGHKGG; encoded by the coding sequence atgtttatgtgtgccGTTGCAAGACCAATCTTTTCTAGTGAAGGTGAGAtgatttttgatggaaagataggcaTTTTTCCTTTCACACATGAAGTGGCAgcacaaaggagttcaaaaaaCAGGAAAAGAGGAGAGCCAGAGACcaaaccaatacaatcaatcactaaaGATCACACAAGAGACATGATTGTGCACAAGATACTACCAGCAATTAGAATTAAATGGCCACCACATTTAAGCAAAACAATTTTCATTCAACAGGAAAATGCTAAACCACACATTTTAGATGATGATGAGGTGTTTAGAGAGGTGGCAACACTTGATGGATTTAACTTCCACTTAGTGCAACAATCTCCTAACTCACCGGATATGAATGTGCTTGACTTAGGGTTCTTTAGGTCAATACAATCTTTACAGCATCAAAAATCAGCATACAACTATGCACAATTAGTTAACGCAGTGACTACAGCATTTGACAATCTGACACCAAATGCACTAAAGAATGTATGGATCACACTACAGGCATGTAAAATTGAGGttattaagaaactaagtggTATGGATTATGACATTCCACACATGAGCAAAGCAAAACTTGAAAAGGGAAGGGAGACTCCCACATTGTTTGGGGGTACAGCAGGAAACAATTTACGAGGCACTAAGATATCTGGACACAAAGGTGGatga
- the LOC130800522 gene encoding protein STAY-GREEN homolog, chloroplastic-like: protein MMTALTASMLLPSKLKPSIHDGKFSPFPSTSSRSPSKKSQFNFPVMRLFGPAIFEASKLKVLLLGTDEEKHPPKLPRTYTLTHSDFTANLTLAVSQTINNSQLQGWANKFYRDEVVAEWKKVKGKMSLHVHCHISGGHFFLNLFAPLRHYIFCKELPVVLNAFVHGDQNLFMNYPELEDALVWVYFHSNIPDFNKVECWGPLKEAMDPTSKTKNNQMMMMNKNQDQDEEAEITRNSKWEMIEPCTEPCSCCYPPTTLIPWTPSLSQTDEQQKQEQLPDDVSIPSTGSH from the exons ATGATGACCGCTCTTACTGCCTCTATGTTACTTCCATCCAAGTTAAAACCTTCAATTCATGATGGTAAATTCTCTCCTTTTCCCTCTACAAGCAGCAGATCTCCTTCTAAGAAATCGCAATTTAATTTTCCT GTGATGAGATTGTTTGGGCCAGCAATATTTGAAGCATCAAAGTTGAAAGTGTTGTTATTGGGAACGGATGAAGAAAAACACCCTCCAAAGCTGCCCAGAACTTATACTCTTACTCATAGCGATTTCACCGCGAACCTCACTTTGGCTGTCTCTCAAACTATAAACAATTCTCAG CTACAGGGATGGGCCAATAAATTTTATAGAGACGAGGTGGTTGCAGAGTGGAAGAAAGTGAAAGGAAAGATGTCTTTACATGTTCATTGTCATATAAGTGGTGGCCATTTCTTTTTGAACTTGTTTGCTCCTTTGCGTCACTACATCTTTTGCAAGGAACTCCCTGTG GTACTGAATGCATTTGTGCATGGAGACCAAAACTTGTTCATGAACTATCCAGAATTAGAGGATGCTTTAGTATGGGTATATTTCCATTCAAATATTCCAGATTTTAACAAAGTAGAGTGTTGGGGCCCACTAAAGGAAGCTATGGACCCCACTTCAAAAACTAAGaacaaccagatgatgatgatgaacaagaatcaaGATCAAGATGAAGAAGCAGAAATAACAAGGAACTCAAAATGGGAAATGATAGAGCCTTGCACGGAACCATGCAGTTGTTGTTATCCACCTACAACTTTGATTCCGTGGACTCCTTCACTATCACAAACAGATGAACAGCAGAAGCAAGAACAGCTTCCTGATGATGTGTCGATTCCGTCGACTGGGTCCcactaa
- the LOC130800519 gene encoding GDSL esterase/lipase At1g33811-like: MDEQIGLFEHTITSQLATILNKTGELSQYLSKSMFLISIGANDFIQNYFDPLYLSSKQYSHAQFAQLLVDKFSQQLKRLYDVGVRKIIIMDIGPIGCLPTFTRAHNATCDEDINDAVSQFNNLLSSTLQKLASNLPNSHFILGRGYNTFYDAVLNPAKYGILDVNNPCCTTWLNGKLACVPMLDPCPDSNKHLFWDGYHPTEDVYRYWISQCIHDSSFCYPMNLEELTRA; encoded by the exons ATGGATGAACAAATTGGGTTGTTTGAACACACAATTACATCTCAATTGGCTACAATCTTGAATAAAACAGGAGAGCTCTCTCAATACTTATCAAAGTCTATGTTTCTTATAAGTATTGGTGCTAATGACTTTATCCAAAACTATTTTGATCCTCTTTATCTTTCAAGTAAACAATATAGTCACGCTCAATTCGCTCAACTCTTGGTTGATAAGTTTTCTCAACAACTTAAG AGGTTGTATGATGTAGGTGTTAGAAAGATAATCATAATGGACATAGGTCCAATCGGTTGTCTACCAACTTTTACAAGAGCTCACAATGCAACATGTGATGAAGATATAAATGATGCCGTATCTCAGTTCAACAATCTCCTTTCTTCAACACTCCAAAAATTGGCTTCCAACCTACCTAACTCTCATTTTATCCTTGGGCGTGGTTATAATACTTTCTATGATGCCGTATTAAATCCTGCTAAATATG GGATTCTTGATGTCAACAATCCATGTTGCACAACTTGGCTTAATGGAAAGTTGGCATGTGTTCCGATGTTAGATCCATGTCCAGATTCGAATAAACATTTATTTTGGGATGGATATCATCCTACGGAAGATGTCTATCGTTATTGGATATCTCAATGCATCCACGACTCTTCCTTTTGTTACCCAATGAATCTCGAGGAGCTTACAAGAGCGTAA
- the LOC130800520 gene encoding B-type cell cycle switch protein ccs52A-like has protein sequence MAEDLTSLPPLQSSKPPLLINYPSKVARPSLSLDNMVDGPITPSRTIDRMINSHHYPSPSRTILSDRFIPSRSSSNFSLFNVSPSSSFSSSPQSNKQPDGTREESNSTYTSLLRAALFGPDAGCFFPGTPDKGLPNRNIFRFKSETKRPLPSLMPFGPDDALPGVTYRPAKIARKVPRSPYKVLDAPSLQDDFYLNLVDWSSHNVLSVGLANCVYLWNACSSKVTKLCDVGIDDSVCSVGWAQRGTHLAVGTNNGKVQIWDVSRSKRIRTMDGHRLRVGAVAWSSSVLASGSRDKNIFLRDVRAQEDYVSKLTGHKSEVCGLKWSYDNRELASGGNDNRLFVWNQHSTQPVLRYSEHTAAVKAIAWSPHLHGLLASGGGTADRCIRFWNTTTNSQLGCMDTGSQVCNLVWSKNVNELVSTHGYSQNQIIVWRYPTMSKLATLTGHAYRVLYLAVSPDGQNIVTGAGDETLRFWSVFPSSKSQNTDTEVGFHSLGRTRIR, from the exons ATGGCGGAAGATCTCACTTCTCTTCCCCCATTACAATCTTCAAAACCACCATTACTTATCAACTACCCATCTAAAGTTGCTCGTCCTTCTCTTTCACTTGATAATATGGTAGATGGTCCAATTACCCCATCTCGCACCATCGATCGAATGATCAATTCACATCACTACCCTTCTCCTTCTAGAACCATCTTGAGTGATAGGTTTATTCCTTCTAGAAGTTCATCCAATTTCTCCCTTTTCAATGTTAgcccttcttcttctttttcttcttctcctcagAGTAATAAGCAACCCGATGGGACAAGAGAAGAATCTAACAGTACTTATACTTCCCTTCTTCGGGCGGCCCTTTTTGGGCCTGACGCTGGGTGCTTCTTCCCCGGTACTCCTGATAAAGGTCTACCTAACCGGAATATTTTCCGGTTTAAGTCCGAAACTAAACGGCCATTGCCCTCGTTGATGCCTTTCGGGCCTGATGATGCTCTTCCGGGTGTTACTTATAGACCGGCTAAGATTGCCAGGAAAGTACCCAGGTCACCTTATAAG GTATTGGATGCACCATCCTTGCAGGATGATTTTTATTTGAACTTGGTAGATTGGTCTTCGCACAATGTACTATCTGTGGGATTAGCAAATTGTGTATACTTGTGGAATGCTTGCAGTAGTAAG GTGACCAAATTATGTGACGTGGGTATCGATGACAGTGTTTGTTCAGTGGGATGGGCTCAACGTGGTACGCATTTGGCGGTTGGTACAAACAATGGCAAAGTTCAA ATTTGGGATGTTTCTCGTTCTAAAAGGATTCGGACTATGGATGGTCATCGTTTGCGTGTGGGCGCTGTGGCGTGGAGTTCATCTGTGCTGGCTTCTGGTAGCCGAGATAAAAATATATTCCTTAGAGATGTACGTGCTCAGGAAGATTATGTCAGTAAATTAACTGGACACAAGTCAGAG GTTTGTGGTCTGAAGTGGTCATATGATAATCGTGAGCTAGCATCAGGAGGAAATGACAATAGA CTTTTTGTGTGGAACCAACATTCCACTCAACCTGTATTAAGGTATTCTGAGCATACAGCGGCAGTTAAAGCAATTGCTTGGTCTCCCCACTTACATGGGCTTCTTGCATCAGGAGGTGGTACGGCTGATCGGTGCATCCGTTTTTGGAATACAACTACTAATTCACAGTTGGGATGTATGGACACTGGTAGCCAG GTTTGTAATCTTGTGTGGTCCAAAAATGTCAATGAACTTGTAAGCACACATGGTTACTCCCAAAACCAAATAATTGTTTGGAGATATCCTACCATGTCAAAG CTGGCTACACTTACAGGCCATGCATATAGGGTTCTCTATCTTGCAGTTTCACCAGATGGACAG AACATTGTAACTGGAGCCGGAGATGAAACACTCAGATTTTGGAGTGTCTTCCCGTCTTCAAAATCTCAG AACACGGACACTGAGGTTGGATTTCACTCTCTTGGAAGAACGCGAATTCGATAG